One genomic window of Roseateles sp. DAIF2 includes the following:
- a CDS encoding phage tail protein encodes MADDGSKQSTNVWPLPKFYFQVKWDSAVLSFEEVSGLDVEAQPIEYRHGDSPVFAPTKMPGLKKYGNVTMKKGVFKSDNKFWDWFNKIKMNTVKRVPVTISLLDEEGKPTMVWTLTNAWPTKITGTDLKAEGNEVAVETIEIAHEGLTIANA; translated from the coding sequence ATGGCTGATGACGGCTCCAAGCAATCGACCAATGTCTGGCCCCTGCCCAAGTTCTACTTCCAGGTCAAATGGGATTCGGCCGTGCTGTCCTTCGAGGAGGTCTCGGGCCTCGACGTCGAGGCCCAGCCGATCGAATACCGCCATGGCGACAGCCCGGTGTTCGCGCCCACCAAGATGCCGGGCCTGAAGAAGTACGGCAATGTCACGATGAAGAAGGGCGTCTTCAAGTCGGACAACAAGTTCTGGGACTGGTTCAACAAGATCAAGATGAACACGGTCAAGCGCGTCCCGGTGACGATCAGCCTGCTCGACGAGGAAGGCAAGCCGACCATGGTCTGGACCCTGACCAATGCCTGGCCGACCAAGATCACCGGCACCGATCTGAAGGCCGAGGGCAACGAGGTTGCGGTCGAGACCATCGAGATCGCGCATGAGGGCCTGACGATCGCCAACGCCTGA